The genomic interval ATTGGCACTGAAAAAGAAAGCATCTAAATGAAAAAACTATTCTTATTTATTTTATTCTCATTGACAACTTTAATAGGGTTTTCGGGAGTTTTTACGGTACAAAACACGAATGATTCCGGAATAGGGTCCCTTAGGCAGGCTGTTATGGATGCAAATAGTGGAGACTCTATTACTTTCAATCCAAACTTAATATCAGGAGGTAATAACAGTATTGTATTAACATCAGGAGAAATCAGCTATAATAAGAATTTAACCATCATCGGCCTGATAACTGCTACAGACACACTTTTCGTTAGCGGGAATAATAGTTCACGCATTTTCAATATCACAGGAGGCACTACTATTCTAGATAAAATGGCAATTGTTAATGGATTTAACTCTTCTCAGGGTGGAGGGATTAAAGCCTATCTATTGACGATAAGAAATTCCATTATTAGAAACAATTCTGCATCAGGCGCTTCCAATACTGCTGGGGGAGGAATTTTCGCTTTTAACGTGACAATAAAAAATTCTCTTATCATTGACAATACATCTATTTCTTCAGCTTCCACTGCGGTTGGGGGTGGAATATTCTCGACTTATTTGACCGTTAGTAATTCAACTATTACCGAAAATATAGCCAAGTCTAATGCCACTGGTGATTTGTCTTATGGTGGTGGAATTAGCACTTCTAATTTGACTATTGACCATTCAATTGTGAGTGAAAATTTAGCACAGGGTAATCTTTCATACGGAGGGGGAGTATATGTGAGCGGAACCATGACAATAACTAATTCAACTTTCACTAACAATAAAGTATCTTCGGGTACTGCAGCGGCCACTGGAGGGGGAGTTTATGCCTATGCTTCTTCTGGCTTAACTACTTTAATAATAGATAATTCTACTTTTAGTGGAAATACCGCTCAATCTTCTAATTCTTCAGCTTCTGGGGGAGCAATTTATACCAGATCAAATACAGTATCTTCCAGTGCTTTCTCTACATTGGAAATAACGTATTCTACTTTTGTTTCTAATACAATTTCAAATACTTCAATCAATGCTACCTTTGGTGCTGGAGCTGCTATCTATGCGGATAATATTTATTTGACAATAGATCATTCCTCCTTTACTGAAAATCTAACTTCTTCTAAAACGGCGGCTTATGGTGGTGCCATTTACGCAACCACTGATAACTCTCCTTCTCCGGCTCTTTCAGGTTTAACTTTAAAGAATTCCATTCTGAAAGGAAATTCCGCAGCTTCAACAACCACAGCACAGGGAGGAGGAATTTATATTATTTCTAATTCTATTTCATATACCTCTTCTGCATCTAATTTTAATTTGACAATAGACAATTCAATTATACAGGGAAATTCAGCTTCATCAATTTCAGGAACTACTTATGGTGGTGGAATTTATTCTCTTGCTACGGCTGCGCAATCTTCTTACAATTCTAAGATTATTGCAACAATCACTAATTCAACCATAAGTGAAAATATGGCCACTTCTACATCTTCTACTTGTTTAGGGGGAGGTATTTATGCTAGAAGCGCTTC from Fluviicola taffensis DSM 16823 carries:
- a CDS encoding beta strand repeat-containing protein, which gives rise to MKKLFLFILFSLTTLIGFSGVFTVQNTNDSGIGSLRQAVMDANSGDSITFNPNLISGGNNSIVLTSGEISYNKNLTIIGLITATDTLFVSGNNSSRIFNITGGTTILDKMAIVNGFNSSQGGGIKAYLLTIRNSIIRNNSASGASNTAGGGIFAFNVTIKNSLIIDNTSISSASTAVGGGIFSTYLTVSNSTITENIAKSNATGDLSYGGGISTSNLTIDHSIVSENLAQGNLSYGGGVYVSGTMTITNSTFTNNKVSSGTAAATGGGVYAYASSGLTTLIIDNSTFSGNTAQSSNSSASGGAIYTRSNTVSSSAFSTLEITYSTFVSNTISNTSINATFGAGAAIYADNIYLTIDHSSFTENLTSSKTAAYGGAIYATTDNSPSPALSGLTLKNSILKGNSAASTTTAQGGGIYIISNSISYTSSASNFNLTIDNSIIQGNSASSISGTTYGGGIYSLATAAQSSYNSKIIATITNSTISENMATSTSSTCLGGGIYARSASNSNTSSSNFTIKNTTISGNAAVSSTSGAAGGGLYTLTGNNASIFNLSLNHCTIYGNTASTNSLTSGTYGGGIVCAGVANSALTLINSTVHGNTASSNNTEDGGGIYISPNTNFTIGSSILAGNVGDNTIFGSISTSNGYNIFDDAPVGTVISDQTNVSSVALNLGPLQNNGGSTFTMAPGIGSVAIGMGNPADISDAQNGAIVGIRDVGAAENGITACQTVYDSIVQTICYGATFNFGGNLLTSSGMYKDTMTSINGCDSVVTLNLTVSEQLTGVDTQTACESYTWMDGTNYTENNTLATYTLSSVNGCDSIVTLYLIIKTQRQRLILKLPVEVIHGLMGTHILQIIVQHRIRFQIQMVVIV